The following proteins come from a genomic window of Halorussus halophilus:
- a CDS encoding branched-chain amino acid ABC transporter permease, with the protein MSLVAEVTRVLVNGLQQGAIYVLVAIGLSIILGTLKFVNFAHGALYLIGTYAGMLITLNVQLTGGKLMDWGYTELGLGWGFLPALILVPILVFGVGIVMERFVARPFYDRPDTDQILLTFGLAIVIQEAFKILFGGQSYNFARPAWASGPVAVPIIGSFPQWRLYVLGITTALVIGVYLLIEYTDFGLVVRAGTRDAEMVQLLGIKITRPYLMVFGVGAALAGVAGVVGGPLYAVNPNIGTEILVPAFLVVVIGGVGSITGAVLGGILIGEVLAILVAVAPQWSQVGIYVLAAIVLLTRPQGLLGDEEVVP; encoded by the coding sequence ATGAGCCTCGTTGCAGAAGTAACGCGAGTCCTCGTGAACGGACTTCAGCAGGGCGCGATTTACGTGCTGGTGGCAATTGGACTGTCCATCATCCTCGGGACGCTGAAGTTCGTCAACTTCGCGCACGGCGCGCTGTACCTCATCGGGACGTACGCTGGGATGCTCATCACGCTGAACGTCCAACTGACCGGCGGCAAACTGATGGACTGGGGGTACACCGAACTCGGTCTCGGGTGGGGATTCCTCCCCGCGCTGATTCTGGTCCCGATACTCGTGTTCGGGGTCGGCATCGTGATGGAGCGGTTCGTCGCACGACCGTTCTACGATAGGCCGGACACCGACCAGATTCTGCTGACCTTCGGGTTAGCAATCGTGATTCAAGAGGCGTTCAAGATACTGTTCGGCGGCCAGAGCTACAACTTCGCGCGCCCCGCGTGGGCGAGCGGACCGGTCGCCGTCCCGATTATCGGGAGTTTCCCGCAGTGGCGACTGTACGTCCTCGGCATCACGACGGCGCTCGTCATCGGCGTCTACTTGCTCATCGAGTACACCGACTTCGGACTCGTCGTCCGCGCGGGGACTCGTGACGCCGAGATGGTCCAGTTGCTCGGCATCAAGATAACGCGGCCGTACCTCATGGTGTTCGGCGTCGGTGCCGCGCTGGCGGGCGTCGCGGGCGTCGTCGGCGGGCCGCTGTACGCGGTCAACCCCAACATCGGCACCGAGATACTCGTCCCGGCGTTCCTCGTCGTCGTCATCGGCGGCGTCGGGTCGATTACCGGCGCGGTACTCGGCGGCATCCTCATCGGTGAGGTGCTGGCGATTCTGGTCGCCGTCGCGCCCCAGTGGTCGCAAGTCGGCATCTACGTGCTGGCGGCAATCGTCTTGCTCACGCGACCGCAGGGCCTGCTCGGCGACGAGGAGGTGGTGCCGTAA
- a CDS encoding substrate-binding protein: MSHGDGGPTRRDVVKVAGATGLAGLAGCLGGDSSGDDNEQTDTEMSDGTNDGSNDQQSEDYPPLGNFPVQGSKVILGFNVPQSGPYASEGKDELRGYEMAVKHLNNGGGWVDDWDDLSGDGVLGKQVDYVTGDTATDADQAQKSARRMIQRDNALMVSGGSSSAVAIAVQELCQREKVTFMCCLTHSNDTTGKNCVRYSFREMFNAYMTGQALAPVVTEEYGDDLDFYQLYADYSWGKTQQASMKKFFEEAGWSQVDSVATPLGTKDYQSYLSEAANSGADALFLNHYGLDGANSLKGAIDAGMDQDMEIVMPLYNRPMAQAAGGAIEGIYGTVAWDAQIDNGPSNKFSSTFGSEYNGRTPSGPAQLAYAQTLQYAAAAERAGTFYPPEVIKQLEDYSYSSLGMGEETMRKCDHQAQRAVPVVKGLPESEQDSGTFYEIVNLTSRDDLGYGCSEGPAAECKLGSYE; the protein is encoded by the coding sequence ATGTCACATGGCGATGGTGGCCCGACGAGACGTGACGTTGTCAAGGTCGCAGGCGCGACGGGACTCGCAGGTCTCGCCGGTTGTCTCGGCGGCGACAGTAGTGGTGACGATAACGAACAGACAGACACCGAAATGTCGGATGGAACCAACGACGGTTCCAACGACCAGCAGTCCGAAGACTATCCCCCACTTGGTAACTTCCCGGTACAAGGAAGCAAGGTCATCTTGGGATTCAACGTCCCCCAATCTGGCCCGTACGCTTCGGAAGGGAAAGACGAACTCCGCGGCTACGAGATGGCTGTCAAGCATCTCAACAACGGCGGCGGCTGGGTAGACGACTGGGACGACCTCTCCGGCGACGGCGTCCTCGGCAAGCAGGTCGATTACGTAACCGGCGACACGGCGACGGACGCCGACCAAGCACAGAAGTCTGCTCGGCGGATGATTCAACGGGACAACGCATTGATGGTCTCCGGCGGGTCGTCCTCGGCGGTGGCGATTGCGGTGCAGGAACTCTGTCAGCGCGAGAAAGTGACGTTCATGTGCTGTCTCACGCACTCGAACGACACGACGGGCAAGAACTGCGTGCGGTACTCCTTCCGGGAGATGTTCAACGCCTACATGACCGGCCAAGCGCTCGCACCGGTCGTCACAGAAGAGTACGGCGACGACCTCGACTTCTACCAGCTGTACGCCGACTACAGCTGGGGCAAGACCCAACAGGCGTCGATGAAGAAGTTCTTCGAAGAGGCTGGCTGGTCGCAGGTGGACAGCGTCGCCACGCCGCTCGGCACGAAGGACTACCAGTCGTATCTGTCGGAAGCGGCGAACTCCGGCGCAGACGCGCTGTTCCTGAACCACTACGGTCTCGACGGCGCGAACTCCCTGAAGGGTGCCATCGACGCTGGGATGGACCAAGACATGGAAATCGTGATGCCGCTGTACAACCGGCCGATGGCCCAAGCGGCAGGCGGAGCCATCGAGGGCATCTACGGCACCGTCGCGTGGGACGCCCAAATCGACAACGGCCCCTCGAACAAGTTCAGTTCCACGTTCGGCAGCGAGTACAACGGTCGGACGCCGTCCGGTCCGGCACAGTTGGCGTACGCCCAGACGCTCCAGTACGCGGCCGCGGCGGAGCGTGCAGGGACGTTCTACCCGCCGGAAGTCATCAAGCAACTCGAAGACTACAGTTACAGCAGTCTCGGGATGGGCGAGGAGACGATGCGCAAGTGCGACCACCAAGCACAGCGCGCGGTCCCCGTCGTGAAGGGACTCCCCGAGTCCGAACAGGACTCCGGAACGTTCTACGAAATCGTGAACCTCACCTCGCGAGACGACCTCGGCTACGGGTGCAGCGAAGGACCAGCCGCCGAGTGTAAACTCGGTTCCTACGAGTGA
- a CDS encoding substrate-binding protein — protein MARGEKTDVSRRDVVKMAGATGLAGVAGVTGSVSAQEYPPLGNFPIQGDEAIFGFNVPQSGPYSSEGQDELRAYRMAVEHLNNGGGWVNNWEDLSGDGVLDKQIGFVTGDTATDADQARQSARRMIQRDQAIMITGGSSSAVAIAVQELCQREKVAFMCCLTHSNDTTGKNCVRYSFREMFNAWMSAQALAPVVTEEYGQNQNFYQLYADYSWGQTQQASMQQFFTEAGWSQMQSVATPLGTKDYSSYLSQVPRDQTDVLFLNHYGLDGANSLTQAKDMGLDQDMEIVVPLYNRPMAQAAGGAIEGVYGTAAWDAQIDNPPSNQFTQAFQDRYERVPSGPAQLAYAQTLQYAAAVERAGTFYPPEVIRQLEGYSYNNLGMGEETMRQCDHQAQRAVPVVQGLPEGEQQQGSFFEIVNLTPRDQLGYPCGEGPAAECELGPYE, from the coding sequence ATGGCACGGGGAGAAAAAACGGACGTGTCGCGCAGAGATGTCGTGAAGATGGCCGGAGCGACCGGTCTCGCGGGGGTTGCCGGGGTAACGGGGAGTGTGAGCGCACAGGAGTATCCGCCGCTGGGGAACTTTCCGATTCAGGGGGACGAGGCCATCTTCGGCTTCAACGTCCCGCAGTCGGGACCGTACTCATCGGAGGGCCAAGACGAACTCCGAGCGTACCGGATGGCGGTCGAACACCTGAACAACGGCGGTGGCTGGGTAAACAACTGGGAGGACCTCTCGGGCGACGGGGTCCTCGACAAGCAAATTGGCTTCGTCACAGGTGACACGGCGACCGACGCCGACCAAGCGCGCCAGTCCGCGCGGCGGATGATTCAGCGCGACCAAGCCATCATGATTACTGGCGGGTCGTCGAGTGCAGTCGCTATCGCGGTACAGGAACTCTGTCAGCGCGAGAAAGTGGCGTTCATGTGCTGTCTGACCCACTCGAACGACACGACAGGCAAGAACTGCGTGCGGTACTCCTTCCGGGAGATGTTCAACGCTTGGATGTCCGCACAGGCGCTCGCACCGGTCGTCACAGAAGAGTACGGTCAGAACCAGAACTTCTACCAGCTGTACGCCGACTACAGTTGGGGCCAGACCCAACAGGCGTCGATGCAGCAGTTCTTCACGGAAGCAGGGTGGTCACAGATGCAGAGCGTGGCGACGCCGCTGGGCACCAAAGATTACTCGTCGTACCTCTCGCAGGTACCGCGAGACCAGACGGACGTGCTGTTCCTGAACCACTACGGACTGGACGGCGCGAACTCGCTGACTCAAGCGAAGGACATGGGGCTCGACCAAGACATGGAAATCGTCGTCCCGCTGTACAACCGGCCGATGGCCCAAGCCGCGGGCGGAGCCATCGAGGGCGTGTACGGCACCGCCGCGTGGGACGCCCAAATCGACAACCCGCCGTCGAACCAGTTCACGCAGGCGTTCCAAGACAGGTACGAGCGCGTGCCGTCTGGCCCGGCGCAGTTGGCGTACGCTCAGACGCTCCAGTACGCGGCGGCAGTCGAACGCGCGGGGACGTTCTACCCGCCGGAGGTCATCAGGCAACTGGAAGGCTACAGTTACAACAACCTCGGAATGGGCGAAGAGACGATGCGCCAGTGCGACCACCAAGCGCAGCGCGCGGTACCGGTGGTGCAAGGACTGCCCGAGGGCGAACAGCAACAGGGGTCGTTCTTCGAGATAGTCAACCTCACGCCGCGCGACCAGTTGGGGTACCCCTGCGGAGAGGGACCGGCGGCGGAGTGCGAACTCGGACCGTACGAGTAG
- a CDS encoding haloacid dehalogenase type II — protein MPERKALCFDMYGTLCDTSSVGATLGEELDLTESFAGDVTDLWRQKQLQYSYQTALMDAYIPFSEVTERAFEYALSFYDLDPSEASRNRVVAAYAHLDPFDDTVEALERLGEDHTVVVLSNGNPEMLETLAENAGLASHLDGIVSADEVQTFKPNPAVYENAAEQVDRDLSSCKLVSSNAWDVAGASRAGMATAWVNRAREPMETVGGAPDQTVSTLAELADELS, from the coding sequence ATGCCCGAGCGAAAAGCACTCTGTTTCGACATGTACGGAACGCTCTGTGACACGAGTAGCGTCGGAGCGACTCTCGGCGAGGAACTCGACCTCACAGAGTCGTTCGCAGGAGACGTCACCGACCTCTGGCGACAGAAGCAACTCCAGTACTCCTATCAGACCGCGTTGATGGACGCCTACATTCCGTTCAGTGAAGTTACCGAGCGGGCGTTCGAGTACGCGCTGTCGTTCTACGACCTCGACCCGAGCGAGGCCTCACGCAATCGCGTCGTCGCGGCGTACGCCCACCTCGACCCGTTCGACGATACTGTCGAGGCTCTCGAACGACTCGGCGAGGACCACACCGTCGTCGTCCTCTCGAACGGCAACCCCGAGATGCTCGAAACGCTCGCGGAAAACGCTGGCCTCGCGTCGCACCTCGACGGCATCGTCAGCGCCGACGAGGTGCAGACGTTCAAACCGAATCCGGCGGTGTACGAGAACGCCGCCGAGCAGGTTGACCGAGACCTCTCGTCGTGCAAACTGGTCTCCTCGAACGCGTGGGACGTGGCGGGCGCGAGTCGGGCAGGCATGGCCACCGCGTGGGTGAACCGCGCACGCGAACCGATGGAGACGGTCGGCGGCGCGCCCGACCAGACTGTCTCGACGCTCGCGGAACTCGCCGACGAGTTGTCGTAG
- a CDS encoding long-chain-fatty-acid--CoA ligase, which yields MQKPLLVTDFLDRARDYYGDQEAVVATTGERYSYDELGDRADRVSAALAERGIEKGDRVAVLDPNTHYHLEAAYGIMQLGAVHTPLNYRLTPDDFAYILDDAEVKAVVADYEYAEKIEAVRDEIPTEVFISNDGGSTDGDWEDFDDVIADADPDDYQRPEMAEDEVITINYTSGTTGDPKGVMRTHRTETLHAYLITIHQELRDDDVYLWTLPMFHVNGWGHIYAVTGMGAKHVCTRGVDAGEIFDAIVAEDVSYFCAAPTVLNLLVEQYESTSPQTTGTNDVRVATAGSAPPEATIRTVEDEFGWYLKHVYGATETGPLITTSDARRLLGDGEERFSLKKRQGIPYLGTEVAVVDEDGEDVPRDDQSIGEIVVRGNQVMEGYWNKPEATEETFNERREGWYHTGDLAVVDENGMVSIQDRKKDIIISGGENISSIEIEDTLFDHDAVADVAVIPAPSDEWGETPKAFVVPASGNPDEPGVTEDEIREFTKEHMASYKAVGRVEFVEELPATATGKIQKYELREQEWGDEDRMVGQG from the coding sequence ATGCAGAAACCACTGCTCGTGACCGACTTCCTCGACCGAGCGCGCGACTACTACGGCGACCAGGAAGCCGTCGTGGCGACGACTGGCGAGCGCTACAGTTACGACGAACTGGGCGACAGAGCAGACCGCGTGTCGGCCGCACTCGCGGAGCGTGGCATCGAGAAAGGCGACCGAGTGGCCGTTCTGGACCCGAACACCCACTACCACCTCGAAGCGGCCTACGGAATCATGCAGTTGGGCGCGGTCCACACGCCGTTGAACTACCGGCTGACGCCCGACGACTTCGCGTACATTCTGGACGACGCCGAGGTGAAAGCCGTCGTTGCGGACTACGAGTACGCCGAGAAGATAGAGGCAGTACGCGACGAGATACCGACGGAAGTGTTCATCTCGAACGACGGGGGTTCGACGGATGGTGACTGGGAGGACTTTGACGACGTGATTGCCGACGCTGACCCCGACGACTACCAGCGGCCAGAGATGGCAGAGGACGAGGTAATCACTATCAACTACACCTCCGGGACGACTGGCGACCCGAAGGGCGTGATGCGCACTCATCGAACCGAGACGTTGCACGCCTACCTCATCACGATCCATCAGGAACTCCGGGACGACGACGTGTACCTCTGGACGCTGCCGATGTTCCACGTCAACGGCTGGGGGCACATCTACGCCGTGACGGGGATGGGAGCGAAGCACGTCTGCACGCGCGGCGTCGATGCGGGCGAAATATTCGACGCGATAGTCGCGGAGGACGTGTCGTACTTCTGTGCCGCGCCGACGGTGCTGAACCTGCTCGTCGAGCAGTACGAGTCCACTTCACCGCAGACGACAGGGACGAACGACGTGCGCGTTGCGACGGCGGGGTCGGCCCCGCCGGAGGCCACCATCCGCACCGTCGAGGACGAGTTCGGTTGGTACCTCAAGCACGTCTACGGCGCGACCGAAACCGGCCCGCTCATCACGACTTCCGACGCGCGCCGACTCTTGGGCGACGGCGAGGAACGCTTCTCACTGAAGAAGCGCCAAGGCATCCCCTACCTCGGCACGGAGGTCGCGGTCGTGGACGAAGACGGCGAGGACGTGCCCCGAGACGACCAGAGCATCGGCGAAATCGTCGTTCGCGGCAACCAGGTGATGGAGGGCTACTGGAACAAACCGGAGGCGACCGAGGAGACCTTCAACGAGCGCCGCGAGGGCTGGTACCACACGGGCGACCTCGCGGTCGTGGACGAGAACGGCATGGTGTCGATTCAGGACCGCAAGAAAGACATCATCATCTCCGGCGGGGAGAACATCTCCAGCATCGAAATCGAGGACACGCTGTTCGACCACGACGCGGTGGCCGACGTGGCGGTCATCCCCGCCCCGAGCGACGAGTGGGGCGAGACGCCGAAGGCCTTCGTCGTCCCCGCGAGCGGCAATCCGGACGAACCAGGAGTGACGGAGGACGAGATTCGGGAGTTCACGAAGGAGCACATGGCCTCCTACAAGGCAGTCGGCCGGGTCGAGTTCGTCGAGGAACTGCCCGCGACTGCGACCGGCAAAATCCAGAAGTACGAACTCCGCGAGCAGGAGTGGGGCGACGAGGATAGGATGGTGGGGCAGGGGTAA